One window from the genome of Pseudalkalibacillus hwajinpoensis encodes:
- a CDS encoding YybS family protein: MKNRAVVPLVEGAALAAVFAVLFLVTMYVPVVGVITLWALPVPFILMVVRNGLKSGLVMWAVTIVIGVLTAGIPSFAFTLVFSLGGLTAGYLYYLRKSALAVLLGSTIAYVVGLVIIFISSILLIGQNPADLSMEMMNQSFQQAESMAKALGGNSDQIAQAREQISLIRYLIPTVLVLMGAVIALISQLISVPILKRVGNFHPPVFPPIREWSFPKSFLWYYLVVTIVMMVGLEEGSAVFVASINVYLILNALIFVQGLAVIYFFSHQKGWPIVVPILLTVLGFALTSFIVIIGIIDLGFELRRRMKS, from the coding sequence ATGAAGAATCGTGCTGTTGTACCGTTAGTTGAAGGGGCTGCGCTTGCGGCTGTGTTTGCTGTTTTATTTTTGGTAACGATGTATGTACCCGTTGTTGGTGTCATTACTTTATGGGCTCTTCCAGTGCCGTTTATTTTAATGGTAGTTCGGAATGGGTTGAAGAGTGGATTGGTGATGTGGGCCGTCACTATTGTTATTGGGGTATTAACAGCTGGTATACCTTCGTTTGCTTTTACCTTAGTATTTAGTCTTGGTGGTTTAACTGCAGGGTACTTATATTATCTTCGTAAATCTGCGCTTGCTGTTTTACTTGGAAGTACCATTGCTTATGTTGTTGGTTTGGTTATCATTTTCATTTCAAGTATTTTACTTATTGGTCAAAATCCAGCAGATTTATCTATGGAAATGATGAATCAATCTTTTCAACAGGCTGAGTCAATGGCGAAAGCTTTAGGAGGGAATTCGGATCAAATTGCTCAGGCTAGGGAGCAAATTAGTTTAATTCGATATCTTATCCCAACTGTTCTTGTATTAATGGGGGCAGTTATTGCGCTTATATCTCAACTTATTTCAGTGCCGATTTTAAAGAGGGTAGGAAATTTTCATCCACCAGTCTTTCCACCAATCCGAGAATGGTCATTTCCGAAGAGTTTTTTATGGTATTATTTAGTTGTTACTATTGTTATGATGGTAGGATTAGAAGAAGGATCTGCTGTATTTGTTGCATCCATTAACGTTTACTTAATACTCAACGCACTGATATTTGTTCAGGGGCTTGCAGTCATTTACTTTTTTAGCCATCAAAAGGGGTGGCCCATCGTCGTGCCAATTCTGTTAACGGTTCTTGGCTTCGCACTAACATCATTTATTGTTATTATTGGAATCATTGATCTTGGTTTCGAATTGCGAAGGAGAATGAAATCATAG